CGTGTCGGCGGCCGCACGCGAACTCGGGCTCGCGCGCAACACCGTCTATCGGCATCTGCGCAGGCGGCGGCCGGGCGCCTGAGCCGCCGCAGCCGGCGACGCGCGCGACATCCGGCCCCCACGCGCGATGCGCACACCCGCAAGCGCGCCGGCGGGCGATGTGCGCGGCCGCATCGGGTATCCTTGCCGCTCCTCGTCCACGACGCCGCCTCGCCGCCCACGATCGCATGACCGAATCAGAAGAACGTTCGCACCAGGTGCGCGTCGAGCCGCTCGGAGTGGGTTTCGACGCGCCCGAATCGCTGTCGCTGCTCGAAGCGGCGGGCTTCGCCGGCGTGTCGCTGCCGCGCTCTTGCCGCAACGGCACGTGCCGGACCTGCCTGTGCCGCCTGCGCGAAGGCTCGATCGTCTACCGGATCGACTGGCCGGGCGTGAGCGCCGAAGAGAAAGCGCAAGGCTACATCCTGCCGTGCGTCGCGATCGCGCAATCCGACCTCGTCATCGAGGTGCCGCACGCCGAATGAGCGAACGCGCGCGGCCGTCGCCGCGCAAACGCCCGCAACCGATCGCGCATGCCGCCCGCACCGCCCATGCGCCGCGCGCGCCGCCCGGCATCCGCATCGCCCGGTAGCCGGCCGAATCACGGAAAACGGCAACGAGCCGGGCGTCACGCCATCGCATCGCCCGCCGGCCAGCGCGCGCGCGCCGACTCCTGCCGCCGCAGGCGAGCCGCAATCAGCGCCGCCAGCACGGCAAGCGCCGCCCCGGCGAGAAACCCGCCGGTATAGCCGACCTTCGCCGTCAGCGTCAGCATCATCGACGATGCGATCAGTTCGCCGAGATCGCGCGTGCTCTGCACCGCGGTGACGTCGGTGCCCGCCTGATCGCTGTCGCCCGCGAAACGCATGCCGGCCGTCATGATCGACACCGACGTGACGCCGGTCGAGAGCGAGCCGAGCACCGTGCACAGCCACACCCATTGCGGCGCGGCGGCGAGCCAGCCGTTCGCCTGCGCGAACCACAACAGCGCGCCGGCGCCCGCGCAGCCCACGCCGACCGTGAACGCGCGCCACAAGCCGAGTTGCCGGACGAGCCACGCGCCGCCGCCGCAACCGAGCACGACGGTCACGATGCCGCCCGCCATGCCGAGCCGCCCGATCGCATCGAGCGTCCAGCCGGCATCGTTGAGGAACAGCTTCGACAGCCCGAATCCGGACACGGCCGTCATCGCCGACAGCAGCGACATCGACAGCAGCGACATCGACAACGGCCGCTTCGCGAAGCGCACGAGGCTCGCCTGCCGGGCGGGCGTCGCGCGCGCCCGCCCGGCGTCGCGCGGCAACAGCCACAGCACGCACGCGAGGCTCGCGAGCGGCACGGCCGCGAGCGCGAGGAACGCGGCCCGCTGCCCGAACAGACCGATCAGCGTGAGCGCCCCCGCGCCGCCGCCGAAGAAGCCGATCATCACGCCCGCGATCTGGATCGCGTTGATTTTCGCGAGCGCGGCGCCGTGAAAATGCGCGGCGGCCATTCCGTCGCTCGCGATGTCCTGCGTGGCGCTCGCGAGCGACGCGACGGCGAGCAGCGCGACCGCCCAGCCCGCCGTCGCGACCGTCATCCCGACTTGCGCGAGGCTCGCGAGACACAGCACGACGATGCATTGCATCGGCAGCATCCAGCTGCGGCGGCGGCCGATCCGCGCCGACCAGCGGTTGTCGACGACCGGCGCCCACAAGAACTTGACGACCCACGGCAGCCCGACGAGCGGCAGGAACGCGAGCGCATGCAACGGTGCGCCGTCGTGGCGCAACAAGGTCGGCATCGCGTCCATGGCGATGCCAATCGGAATGCCTTGCGACAGATAAAGCAGCGTGATCGTGATCACGAGGCGGCGATGTTCGGGCAAATCGCGCATCGATTTCTCCAGTAGCGTTAAAGAGGTTCCGGGCCGGCCGGCAGGCCGGCGGATTGCGGCACACCGCGACGAGGACGCTGCGCCGCGCGCATCAGCAGCGCGCCGAGGCCCGCGAGCAACGCGTCGATGTGCCAGTAGGCCGGCGCGCCGGCTTCGACCAGCGCGATCGACAGATGCGCCGCGCCGGCGAGCAGATACGCCGCGCCCGCCGCGCGCAGCAGGCCGCGCAGCAGCGCCGCGCGATCCCGCACGCACGCCGCGAGCGCGACGCTGCCGATCCAGATCGACCAGAACAGCGTCTCCAGCGCATGATCGATGCGCGCGCCCGGCGGCAGCACGCGCCCGGCGAACAGCGGCACGCCGCCCGCCAACACGAGTCCGCCGCAAACGCCGACGCCGAGCGCCGCCAGTGCGCGCGCCAGACGGTCGCCTTGCGTCTGCCGACGCTCGATCCACAGATAGAGTCCCGTCACGCACAGCACGCACGCGCACAACCCCATCAGGAAGTGAAGCGCGCGCAGTCCGCCGCCCGCCGCTTCGGTCCAGCCGTATCGCGCGAAATGCAGCGGCTGCACGGCGATGAACGCGCGCAGCCAGATGCCGCGGCCGCGCGACGTGGCGTCCGCGAGCCATTGCCCGTCGGCCGCGCGATACAGATGGCGCTCGAACAGCGCGGGGCTCGGCAGACCGGCCATCGTGCCGGCGATCTCGACGCTCGCATGCGCGTCGCCCCAGTGATGCAGCGCGACGACTTCGGGACGGAAATCCGGCACGCGCGCGGCGTCGCGTCTGAGCAGCGCGTCGAGATCCGGCGCGCGCGACCACGGCTCGCCTGCCGCGGCGGGCGGCGGCGCGCCCATCAGCTCCGCGAGCGCCCGTTGCGGCTGCCCCGGAAACGCGGCCGCCGCGAGCGACACGGTGCCGAGTGCGCCGAGCCCGGACAACGCGCCGGTGAACGCGAACAGCACGAGCCACGGCGCGCCCCAGAGGCCGATCAATCCGTGCAGGTCGAACAGCGCGACGCGCAGCCCCTTGCCGCGCCGCACCCGCGCCGCGTCGGGCCAGCGACGCCGGTGCAAAACGAGGCCTGCGACGATCAGCACCAGCAGCGCGACGCCCCACAAGCTCACGAAGATCCGGCCGGGAAAGCCGGCGAACATCGTCTTGTGCAGCGTGACGAGCCATGCGGCCCGCGCCGGCTCCACGAGCGGCTCGCCCGTCGCCGTATTCAGCGCCAGCGTGCACGCCTGCCGTGCCGAGCAGAACCGGATCGCCGGATCGGCGGGCTGCGGCAGCACGATGCGCGCATCGCGCAGCGGGAAACCGAGCGCCGACGCGCGCGCGACGAGCCGCTCGAGCGGCAGCGGCGGGCCCGCGACGGCGAGCGCCGGCGGCCGCCACCAGCCCTGCATCGATTCCTGCGCGAGACTCCAGGTGCCGCTGAACAGAATCACGAACAGCACGACGCCGAACAGCGCGCCCGCACCGCGATGGACGGCGCGCCAGCGCGATCGCGACGAGGCGTCCATGTCAGCGCCCTCCCCAGTACCAGACGCACGGCGTCAGCACAACGAGCCACGCGAACGCGCGCCGGACGGTCTGCCGCCAGCCGGACGCGACGAGCGCCCACAGCAGCACGGCGACGCCCGCGGCGAGCGCCAGCAGCACTGCCGCATAAAGCCGGTTCAGTCCATCCGCCGGATAGTGGCGCGCGAGCGTCACCGCCAGCTCGATCGCGCCCGCTGATGCGCCGCCGACCGCAACGGCCGCCCGTGCGGGCCAGCCACCCGCCATCAGAATTGCCCGCGCACGGTCAGCATCACGTTGCGCGGCTCCCCATAGCGGTTGTTCCAGCCGAGTTGGCTCAGGCTCTGGTAATACGTGCGATCGAACAGGTTATTGACGTTGAGCGCGGCGCTCCAGTGCCTGTCGTGGCGATAGCCGAGCCGCACGCTCGCGAGCGCGTAGCCGCCCTGGCGCATCGTGACGCCGTTCGACACCGCCGAAAAATCGCTCTGCACCTGCACGCCGCCGCCGATGCTCCAGCGGCGCTCCTGCCAAGGCAGGTCGTAGTGGGTCCACAGCCGGAACAGATGGCGCGGATTCAGGAGCGGCGCGAACTGGCTGCTGTCGAGGTTCTGCGCGTAGCGCATCGTGTCGAACGTATAGCTCGCCCATACGCTCCACCACGGCGTGATGCGCCCGTTCGCCTCGAATTCGAAACCCTGGCTGCGCACGCTGCCGCCGTTGACGTAGTAACAGTTCTGTCCCGCGCACGGATGCGCGGCGTCGACCTGCGGGCTGTTGTCGAGATCGATGCGAAACGCCGCGAGCGACACGTTCAGCTTGCCGCCGGCCAGTTCCCCCTTGATGCCCGTCTCGTAGGTGCGGCCTTTCACCGGCGTCAGGATGCCGCCGCCCCAGGTCGGCTTGGTCTGCGGCTGGAACACTTCCGCATAGCTCGCATACCACGACCAGTCGCGCGCGAAATCCCAGATCAGTCCGCCGTACGGCGTGAACTGGCGACCGGTGTTGTAGTGCGCGCCGAGGCTGTCCTGGCTCCACCAACTGACGCGCCCGCCCAGCACGAGCGTGACCGGTTGCGCGAGCTTGATGCGGCTAAGACCGTAGATGCCCTTTTGCGAGATGTCGTTTTGCTGCGACTGCCGGTACGGCCCGATGCCCGGCTCCGGCACGCTGTCCGGATTCCAGCGGTACACGTTCACCGGGGTGCCGGGGCCCGCCAGCAACGGCGCGCTCAACTGCCCGCTGCTGCTGTTCGCGTAGGTCATCCCGAGCAGCAGTTCGTGCGTGAGCCCGAAGGCGCGCACCGGCCCCTGCACGTTCGCATCGACGCTGCGGCTGTAACTGCTGAACTGGTACGCGCCGCCCGTCAGCATGCCGCCCGCGCCCGTCGCCGGATCGATCGCGCCGAACGAGCCCGCGTATTTCAGGTCCGAGCGCACCGCTTGATACTCGCCGCTCAGCTTCGCCTTCCAGCCGCCGCCGAGCTTCTGCTCGACCGAGCCGAACGCGCGCGTCGTATCCCAGTCGAAATGCCCCCATCCGACGTCGAGAAAGGTCGATCGCGGCAGGCCGAGGCTCGCGCCGTCGCGCGCCATCGGCACGCCGGACATGTCGGGCACCGACGCGACCGACTGGTATTGCGCGCCCAGCGTGAGCAGCGTGTCGCGCGTCACGTCGATTTCGGTGATGCCGTAGATCGAGCGCGTATTCTGCTTTGCTCGGTCGTAGAAGAAGTGGCGATTCTCGTAAGCGGCGACGAGCCGCCCCCGCACCGTGCCCGTCGGATTGAGCGGCCCGCCGATGTCGGCCTCCGCGCGATAGCGCCCCCAACTGCCGACGCTCGCCGCCGCGCTCGCGGCAAACTGGTATTGCGGCCGCTTGCGCACCAGGTTGACGGTCGCGGCCGGATTGCCCGCCCCGTGCAGCAAGCCGTTCGCGCCGCGCAGGATCTCCACCCGCTCGTAGACCGACATGTCCTGCGGCGCGCTCGCCATGTCGCCGAGCACGACCGGCACGCCGTCCAGCTCGAACGAATCGACCTTGAAGCCGCGCACGAAGTACGCTGTCGTCAACAGCACGTAGGGCTGCACGGTCACGCCAGCCGATTGCTGCATCACTTCGTCGAGGCTGAACAGGTTTTGCTGTTCCATCCGCTCGCGCGTCGTCACGCTGACCGATTGCGGGATCTCCCGCAGCGCGAGCGGCATCTTGCCAACGGTCGCGATCGCCGAATCGTCCGCCGCATCCTTCGGCGCGCTTACCGAAATCGCCTTCAACTCGGCGCCGGCCGGCTGCGCCCCGGCGGTTCGCGCTTGTACATTCGTTTTCTTTTGCGCGTCATCCTTCGCCGGCGTGTCGGCGAGCGCCGCCGCTCCGGGGTGGGCCGCGATCAGCATGCCCAGACAGAGCGACGAACGCCACCGTCCGCCCGCGAAACGCTTGGCCGGCGCGACTGCGCGCCGTGATCTCTCAGGTCCTGCCACCTCGTACTGCATGAACGCCCCCGCACTTGATAATCATTCTCATTATCAATTGTAAGAGGCGAACCTTTTTTCGATTGCCGGCCTTTCTCTATCGATGCCCGGCACGCGCGTTCAAGACTCCAGCGCGGACCGGCCGGCTGCGACGGCCGCGCCTTGCGGCGCCGCCCGCTCATGCTCGGCACGGGCGAACTCTCCATACCATGCGTCGGTCGCGACGAGCTGCGCGTGCGTGCCCCGCGCCCGCACGCGGCCCGCTTCGAGCACGACGATTTCGTCGGCGGCGCGCGCGAGCGCCGGATGGTGCGTGACGACGATGCGCGTGCGTCGGCCGCGCATCGCGACGAGGCTGTCCCGCACACGCCGCGCGCTCAGTTCGTCGAGACTCGCGGTCGGTTCGTCGAGCAGCAGCAGCGGCGCCTTCGCGAGCAGCCCGCGCGCAAGGCACGCGCGCTGGCGCTGCCCGCCCGACAGCAACTGGCCGCCCGGCCCCACGTCGGTATCGAGTCCTCGCGGCAGACGCTCGACATCGCGCGCCAGCCCGACCGCCTCCAGCGCGGCGTTCAGCTCCGCATCGGTCGCATTCGGACAGCTCATGCGCATATTCCACGCGAGGCTGCCGCGAAACAGGCCGTTGTCCTGGAACACCAGATTGCGCGCGGCGGCGAGCGCCGTCTCGCTCAACCGCCGAAGATCGACCTGGCCGAACAGCACGCGCCCGTCGGACGGATCGTCGAGCCGCGCAAGCAGGCCGAGCAGCGTGCTCTTGCCCGCCCCCGTCGGCCCGACGATCGCGACGAAGCCCCCCGCCGGACAGCGCAGATCGACGTTCTCGAGCAACGTCGCGCCCGTATTCGACCGATAGCCGACTCGCACCGCCTCGATGCCGGCGTCCTGCGGTTGCAGGCCGCGCTCGGGGCTTTCGAAGCGCGGCGCGTGCAACACCGTCAGCACGGTGTCGAGCGCGCGCCAGCCGCCGCGCAGCGCCTGATCGAGCTGCGTCAGCTGCGCGAGCGGCTCGATGAAGCGCACGAGCAGCACGAGCAGCACGAGCAGCACGAGCAGCACGAGCAGCACGAGCAGCACGAGCACCGCGACCACGGTGGCCGCGTCGAGCCGGCCGGCTGCGACCGCCCACGCGCCGCCCAGCAGCATCGCGACGAACACCGCCTGCACGGCGCCCGCGAACCCGAGCTCGATCGGCAGCGAACGCCTCATCAGCGCCCGCGTGCCGCGATGCCGTTCGTCGAGCGCCCGCTGCAGCGCCGCGCGCACGTCGCCGTCGTGTCCGGCAAAACGCAGCAGCCCCTGATGCGCGGCGAACACTTGCAGTTGCTCGGCCATGTCGCGATCGCCCGCCGCGCGGGCCTCTTCGAGCGCAAGCGTGCGCGAGCCGCTCCGGCGTCGCTCGCGCTGAAGCGGCATCTGCGAGACCAGGGGCTCGCGGCGTTCAAGATCCCCGATCGCATCGAATTCGTGCCGCGCTTTCCGGAAACCGGCATCGGCAAGACCAGCAAGAAATCGCTGCGCGACCTGCTGCGCCGTCAACTGGCGGCGGCGAGCGCATGAGCGCGCTTCGTCCGCCCGCCGGCTGGGTCCGCGAACTGCGGCTGTCGCCCTGCCCGCGCGCGCAGCTCGTCTGCTTCCCGCACGCGGGCGGCACCGCCAGCTTCTTTCGCAGCTGGAGCGACGCGCTGCCCTGGGATCTCGATCTGCTCGCGCTCCAGTATCCGGGCCGCGAAGACCGCTTCGGCGAACCCTGCGCGCGCTCGATCGACGCGCTTGCGGAGCCGGTCGCCGATGCGCTGCGTCATTACGCGCACAAGCCGCTCGTGCTGTTCGGCCACAGCCTCGGCGCGGCGCTTGCGTATGAAGTCGCGCTGCGCCTCGAACGGCATGGCGCGGCGCCGCTCCATGTCGCGGTGTCCGCGCTTCCGCCGCCGCACCGGCAACGCGAATCGAATCTGCATCTGCAATCCGACGAAGCGCTGCTCGACGACGTCGAGCGACTCTCCGGCGAGCATGCCGCGCTGCTCGCCGACCCGGAAATGCGCGCGATCTACCTGCCGATGATCCGTGACGACTATCGCGCCATCGAGACGTACCGGCGCGAACGGCCGCCGATGCTCGGCGCGCCGCTCGGCGTGATGCTGCCGCTCGCCGATCCCGAGCTCGATCGCGACGAAGCGCACGCATGGCAGGACGTCGCATCGCGGCCGATCCGCGTGACGGCGTTCGACGGCGACCATTTCTATCTGCGTCGCCAGTACCCGGCGCTGATCGCACATCTCGTCGAGCAGATCGACCACTCCCTCCGCCCGCACAAGGAACACCCATGAAGACACCCGACGATTGCACGGGTCTCACCGACATCCGCGAAGCCATCGACCGCCTCGACGCCGACATCATCGAGACGCTCGGCGCGCGCATGCAGTACGTGAAAGCCGCATCGCGATTCAAGCCGAACCAGGAGAGCATCGCGGCCCCGGAACGGGTCGCGACGATGCTGCCCGACAGGCGCCGCTGGGCCGAGCAGGCCGGGCTCGACGGCGCATTCGTCGAGACGTTGTACGCACAGATCATCGCGTGGTACATCGAACAGCAAACCCGGCACTGGCGTCGACAACGGGGGCTCGCATGAGCGCCCGCCTTTCCGTGCTGCGCGACACGTTCGCGCGCGCGGCGCGCCAGGCGGCCGAGACGGGCGAGCCCGTGCTCGCGTCGGCGTCGTTTCCGCTGCGGCCGTTGAACCTGTTCGACCTGATCGCGAGCTGGGACGACGCGATCACCCCGTGGTTCTTTCACGAAACCGGCGATCCGTCCGTCGCGCTGTTCGGCTGGGACCGCGCATTCGAGCTGAGCGCGACGGGCGACGCGCGCTTCGCGCAACTCGACGCACGCTGGCGCGCGCTCGGCCGCACGGCGGTCATCGCCGGGCCGCAGCCGCCGCGCATCGGCGGCGGCTTCCGCTTCGATCCGCACGGACCGCGGCAGGCGCACTGGCAGTCGTTCGCCGACGCGAGCATGATGCTCGCGAAAGTGATGATCGTCCGCGAAGGCGATGCGTACTGGGCGGTCTGCCAGCATGTCGTCGCCGCGCACGACGATCCCGCCGCGCTCGCGCGCGAACGCATCGCCCGGCTCGACATGCTCGCGACGCTCGCGCCCGCCCCCGACGACGACGCGCCGCATCTGCTGCGCACACAGGCGTTGCAGGCCGGCGAATGGCAGGGCAAGGTGCGGCGCGCGGTCGCTGCGATTCGCCGCGACGAACTCAGCAAGGTCGTGCTCGCGCGCGACGTGCAGCAACAGTATGCGCAGCCCGTCGCGATCGGGGCGCTGCTGCGGCGGCTCAGGCGACGCGACGCGCACGCGCATCTGTTCGCGATCCGCAACGGGGACGGCTGCTTCGTCGGCGCGACGCCGGAGCGTCTCGCGCGGGTCGCGGACGGCAAGGCGCAGACGCACGCGCTCGCCGGCACGATCCGGCGCGGCGCCGATCCCGACAGCGACCGCGCGCTCGGCGCGGAATTGATGGCGTCCGCCAAGGAGCGGCTCGAGCATGCGCTCGTCGTCGACGCGATCCGCGGCGCGCTCGCGCCGCTGTCACGCACGATCGATGTGCCGGCGCAGCCGTCGCTGCAGCGGTTGCCGCGCCTGCAGCACCTCAGCACGCCGATCGGCGCGACGCTGAACGCGGACGCGACGCTGTTGCAAGTCGTCGCGGCGCTGCACCCGACGCCCGCCGTCGCGGGCCATCCTCGCGCCATCGCGCTCGAACACATCCGCGCGCACGAAGGCTTCGACCGCGGCTGGTACGCGGGGCCGATCGGCTGGATCGACGCGCACGGCAACGGCGACTTCGTCGTCGCGCTGCGTTCGGCGCTGATCGCCGGACGCGCGTGCCGGCTGTTCGCGGGCTGCGGAATCGTCGCGGACTCGGAGCCGGAACGCGAGTATCAGGAGACGAACCTCAAGCTGTCGGGTATGCAGGCGGCGATCGAACTGTGCGACATCGCCGACAACCTGCGCAAGGTCGCGTCGATTCCGTCGGCGTCGCGCTGATCCGCACGAACGCGGCCCGCGCGCAACGCGCCGCGAGCCGCGCAAAAAAGGCCGGGCAATGTCCGGCCCGGGCGGTCGTCGCATGGCCGATGCCGGACGCTCGCGCGCCGGCCCGGCCGGTTTCGATCACATCGATGCGACGCGCGATCGCGCCGTGCATCGTGCGCGCTTCGCTCAACGCGCGATACCGCGATACGCGCTTCGCGAATCGTGCGGACCACGCCCGAGACCGGCACGCACGCGGCAGCACGAGGACGACGGCATCAATTGACGCAAGCCGACACGACCGGATCGTTGCTCCCGGTATTGACGAATCCGTCCGACACCCACTGATTCGAGCCGAGCCGGTACCAGAGCCGCGTCGCACCCCAGTTGCCCTGCACCGTATCGCCGTATACGTAGCACGCGAGCTGGACCGTCGCGCCGTTCGCCACCGTGCCGACGACCGATGCGGACAGCGACGGCGCGCTGCGCAGGTTCACGGGCCCCGGCGCCTGCACGGTCGCCTTCGCGGGCGGCGACGGCTCGACCGGCCCGCCGCTGGCTTCCGAACCATAATTGGTGAGGGACGCCTGCACGGACACCCGGCGCTGATTGCGGATCGCATAGCCCGAATACGCGTTGCCGCCTTCGAAGAACTGCCAGCCGCCGATCGTCTTGCCGTTCACCGGCACGTCGCTGCCGCCCTGGCTCAGCGCGAAATGCACGTGCGCGCCCGTCGTCTGGCCGCCGCACGGCAGCGCGTTGCCGATCCGGCCGAGGTACTCGCCCTGGCGCACGCGCGTGCCGCTGCCGGCCTGAGTCAGCTGGACCATGTGGTAATACGTAGTCGCATAGCCGTTGTCGTGGACGAGCTTGACGATCGCGCTGCCGTTGCGCTCGCAGCTCTTGTAGAGAACGCCGTCGCGGGCGGCGAGCACCTGGCCGTTGCCGCCGGAGAAATCGAGCGAATTGAACGGACGGCTGTCGCCGCTCCAGCCGTGCGCGCCGCCCGTCCAGTACCACGCGGTGCCTTGCTGCCACGGCAGAGCGAGACCGGTCTGCCCCGGCGCGGCCTGCGCGCGGCCCGCGCTCAGGTGGGCCCGTTCCTCGCGGGCGAGCAGTTTCGCCGGCGCCGCGGCGGCAAGCGCATAGAACGCGTCGCTGCCTTCGATGCCGACGACCCACCCTTCTTTCGCATGCTGCGCGAGAAAGAGCTTCGTGACGGGATAGGCCGGCGCGCCGTCCGGGACGACTTGCGTCACGGTGCCGAGCACCCATCCGGTTTCCGGATCCGACTTGATCGATTCGACCACGTCGTCGCGCGCTGCCGGCGCCGCCGGCCCCTGCTTGCTGAGCCGCGACGAGAATGCCTGTTTGACTGCACGCTGCAGGTCTGGTGCATCGACGGGCGCCGCAAGCGCGGCGCCGGACAGGCCGGCCGCCATCAGCGGTGCGGCAATGAAAAGCTTGATCGAATCGGATGCACTACGCCAGACCATCGGGTTCATAAGAACGCCTCCCTCATCAGTGAACGTCATCGCTTCGACGGACAGGATCGACTGCGCTCCGATGCGGCGTCGTCGATCGACATGGCCGCAGCGATCCCACGGTGAACCTTGGCAGCTCAATTCGCATTCCTTAGCAGCTTGACCAAGCCGACAAAGTTCTTACGCTCGGGGAAGCATAGTGACTTTTTTGTAAAAGTAAACCTTGCGAACGATAAGCCGGATAGATTGGCGTACACATTTATCGCATCGATTTATCGATATTGACCTGCCAAATGTATATTAAAAGGCGGATTATTTCGATGAAGCGCCCAGGAATTTTCCCTGGCCGAGCGGAGCTATCAAGGAGGAATCCAAACGATATCGAGGCAGGACGGCTTCGCTCGAACGAGCCCATCGCCAGCGGCCGCCGACACCGAAAAATCCAGCGTTCTCCGTGACTTGCCGCCGAATCCTCAGCAAAGCACACGGCGCCCACCGTGTCGGCGCGATTGCGGATGAAGCAGGAGCGACACGATATCCATTGAATTTTCATGCAGCCCGATAAAATGCCATTCGAAAAAACGAATACGGAAATTGCATGAACTCGCATGAATGGCGAGTTATGTAGGCTGAAGCACATTTGCATGACTCGGCAAATGCGAACGAACGCGCAATATTCTGTTTTTCGGCGATGCGCGTTCGTCCGTCTTTCGTTCGCGGGCGTCACGCCCGCCGAACCGCCGCGTTACCCACCGAGATACGCGCTCCTGATCCGGTCGTTCGCCAGCAGGTTCGCGCCGGTGTCGGCGAGCACGACCCGCCCGGTTTCGAGCACATAGCCGCGATCGGCGACCTGCAGCGCCTTGTGCGCGTTCTGCTCGACGAGGAACACCGTGACGCCTTCGTCGCGAATCGTCCGGATGATGTCGAAGATCTGCGCGATCACGAGCGGCGCGAGGCCGAGCGTCGGCTCGTCGAGCAGCAAGAGGCGCGGCCGGCTCATCAGCGCGCGGCCGATCGCGAGCATCTGCTGCTCGCCGCCCGACATCGTGCCCGCCCGCTGCGCCGATCGCTCCTTCAGTCGCGGAAACAGGCGATACACGTGCTCGACGCCTTCGTCGATCTCATGGCGGCTCGCGAAGAAGCCGCCCATCTTCAGATTCTCGAGCACGGTCAGGCTCGGGAACACGCGGCGCCCTTCCGGCGAAATCGCGAGCCCCTGGCGCATGATGTCGTGCGTCGGCATCGAGGTGATGTCGCCGCCTTCGAACAGCACACGCCCGCTCGACGCGCGCGGCGTGCCGCACACGGTCATCATCAGCGTCGTCTTGCCCGCGCCGTTGCTGCCGATCAGCGTGACGATCTCGCCCTTCTTCACTTCGATCGACACGCCCGACAGCGCCTCGATCGCGCCGTAATGCGTGTGGACCTTCTCCAGCTTCAGCATCACTCCTCTCCCAGATAGGCCTTGATCACGCGCGGATCGTTGCGCACTTCGTCGGGCTTGCCGATCGTGATCGGCCGGCCGTGCTCCATCACCAGAATGCGATCCGAGACCCCCATCACGAGACTCATGTCGTGCTCGATCAGCAGCACCGCGACGCCGAACTCGCGGC
This genomic stretch from Burkholderia oklahomensis C6786 harbors:
- a CDS encoding peptidoglycan DD-metalloendopeptidase family protein, producing MTFTDEGGVLMNPMVWRSASDSIKLFIAAPLMAAGLSGAALAAPVDAPDLQRAVKQAFSSRLSKQGPAAPAARDDVVESIKSDPETGWVLGTVTQVVPDGAPAYPVTKLFLAQHAKEGWVVGIEGSDAFYALAAAAPAKLLAREERAHLSAGRAQAAPGQTGLALPWQQGTAWYWTGGAHGWSGDSRPFNSLDFSGGNGQVLAARDGVLYKSCERNGSAIVKLVHDNGYATTYYHMVQLTQAGSGTRVRQGEYLGRIGNALPCGGQTTGAHVHFALSQGGSDVPVNGKTIGGWQFFEGGNAYSGYAIRNQRRVSVQASLTNYGSEASGGPVEPSPPAKATVQAPGPVNLRSAPSLSASVVGTVANGATVQLACYVYGDTVQGNWGATRLWYRLGSNQWVSDGFVNTGSNDPVVSACVN
- a CDS encoding ABC transporter ATP-binding protein encodes the protein MLKLEKVHTHYGAIEALSGVSIEVKKGEIVTLIGSNGAGKTTLMMTVCGTPRASSGRVLFEGGDITSMPTHDIMRQGLAISPEGRRVFPSLTVLENLKMGGFFASRHEIDEGVEHVYRLFPRLKERSAQRAGTMSGGEQQMLAIGRALMSRPRLLLLDEPTLGLAPLVIAQIFDIIRTIRDEGVTVFLVEQNAHKALQVADRGYVLETGRVVLADTGANLLANDRIRSAYLGG